ATTTTTGTTTTTGCTGCGGCGTGGAGAGGGGGAGCTCCGTGGCTTTCTTGTCCTAGGGGCGGTTGGCGGCGCGGTGCTGTTTTTCTGTGCGTTTTCTCATCTGCTGCAGCCAATCTGGGAGTTCTGGGCGGAAACACTGGCGTATCTGGTGCATTTGCTGTCGATTCCGCTGTTGTGGGTGAAAAAAATTTGCACAAAATTGGGGCAACGCGGAAAAAATCTCTTTTATTTTACCCAAAAATGCTATACAATGAAAAGGAAACCATCTCACAAAGGAGGCGGACGCGGTGGAAAAGGCCCGGAGAAGAAAAAAGGTCAAGGTTCGGGCAAGACCGCTGACCAAGCTGGTCATTCTGGTGCTGCTGGCGGCTATCGGATGGCAGCTGTACGGCCTGCGGAGCCAAGTGCGGCGCGCGCAGGAGGAGCGGGAGCAGTACGCCGCTCTGGTGGCAGAAAAGCAGCGGGAGAACGCCGCTCTGGAAGCCGACATCACCGAGGGCCCCACAGATGAAAAGCTCGAGGAGATTGCCCGGGATGAGTTGGGCCTGGTGAAGCCAGGTGAGTATGTGTTTGAACCCAGTCATTAACCCCCAGGGGAAGCGGGGAGTCAAGTGGAAGGAGAAACAAAGCAAGGTATGGAGCCTCAGGTTGGGAATATTCTGGAAGGCAAGGTGACAACCATCACCAAGTTCGGAGCATTTGTGGCCCTGGAGGGCGGAAGATCCGGACTGGTACATATTTCGGAAATCGCAAATACGTATGTGAATGACGTAAGGGACTATTTGCAGGAGGGGCAGAGTGTTCGGGTGCTGGTGCTGCCGGCGGAAAACGGAAAACTGAACCTCTCGATGAAACGGGTGCAGCCTGCGCCCCGTCCGGCGGCGGAGGCAAGACCGGCGGCAAAGCCGGCAGTG
This genomic window from Pusillibacter faecalis contains:
- a CDS encoding FtsB family cell division protein, giving the protein MEKARRRKKVKVRARPLTKLVILVLLAAIGWQLYGLRSQVRRAQEEREQYAALVAEKQRENAALEADITEGPTDEKLEEIARDELGLVKPGEYVFEPSH
- a CDS encoding S1 RNA-binding domain-containing protein; the encoded protein is MEPQVGNILEGKVTTITKFGAFVALEGGRSGLVHISEIANTYVNDVRDYLQEGQSVRVLVLPAENGKLNLSMKRVQPAPRPAAEARPAAKPAVRAGGPQQPLPPSGDKAFEDKLKHFLSTSEGKMADLHRSMDGKRGGRRRK